TAcattgaaaaggaaaaaaatgttaatttttggtTGCTTGTCAAGCAAATATGTACCTATTTATACTCATCTATTTCCCTCAGCAACGTCCAGTGGATCAATTGTCCAGTTGTTGGAAAACCAATGTATtacagtgggggtggggaaggtgttGCTGTGTGCTGGTATTGACCTTGATACTACAAGGAGGTGCCTAGCGGATCATCACTCGCGCTGATTGCTGGGCAGTCAGCTATGAATGCCATTGGACAAGCTAACATTGTTTGAATGGGCCAAGAGAAAACATTTGAATGTAATCACTTGACTGAGGTTGAGGGGAGAAAGTCTTTGCCATGTGCGAAGGTCAGAATGATAGTTGACCTTTACGAGGAAGCATAAACTTCCATTTATACAGCAAGTCTGTCTTTGAGGaaagctgtatcctgttctaATCTGTCAAAATGAAAACTGGCCTGAAAATACACTCGTGTGTATCAGTTCCCTTCCTGCATGTGAAAAacttccaaaaaaaaaactgatcacgAGCTCAGGTCAGTGCATTTGCCGAATTGTGAGCATTTGTCTACAGAAATAgcaattgatttttgttttcaggaaTTCATTACTGAAACAACTCTTATTTCTAAAATACTCTGTAGAATGCTATATATAAAGATTGCGCCTGGTGCGGAATGACCGACAGCAATAAGATACCTTTGGATTACATCCAGTCTCTAATTTTGATATTGAGTAGACTCACATCAGGAGGGGCTGAGTGCAGGTTATTATTTTGATTTGCTGAATTCTAACATTTTAATATTTAGCAATTAACTACTTCTGTCTGGTGTAGATTATCCTCCAGATACAGCATCCAGACAAGTCACAGCCTTAGAAATTTGTTATTGTAAATTTTCAGATGCATGACCTGTGGCATGGACTTAAACCAAGTTGAAACAGTAAGGCACCGATATCAGTCTAACCCTGAGTTTAATGCCGTATTAACATGAATTGGCTGAGGTCCAGGTGCCTTCTGAACCTCTAGTATTTAATTGCCCAATTTTACATTGTTCAACTGAGTTATGCCCAGATTATCTGATTATTATCAGGCTGCTATAGGTGGGAGGTTGGTGCATGCAAATGTACCTCTTCACTTGTATTACATCAAGAAATGTACTTAATTGGCAGAAAAAGGCTTGGTCTGTTCTGAAGTGCTGCATGGTGCAATGTGGATGCAAAGTTTTCTTTTTCACTAGTCTCCTATCAGTGCACACCATCTGATTTatcttgatgaaggaactgtgtAAATATAAATATTGCAATGTAATCAGTAGATCCATGACTAAAAATACATTTCCTTAATTCTTATGAGCAATTTACATGCTGTTCCTGTCCATCAGCAAATCATGTTATGGAGTTTTTCTGCCCAAGAGGGCAGATAGGGTCATGCATTAGCATCTCACACAAGAATCTCTGACCACGCAACAATCCCTCGGACAGCGTTAGCCCTATGCCTTGTGACTAATAAAGGAAGacgtgcatttatatagcactgcTCATGATCACTAGCTGGTTcaaagcactttgtttttaataaagaaagatttgcagatgcaaaacacttttcacagtcTCCACAATGAAAATGCTTTGTATGCGGGTGAAATGAAATCACCGCTGCAACATAGGAAGTGTAGCAGCTAATTTACACTCAGAAACGCAATAATTGATAGCAACCTGATAAGATGTATTTTTAGATGGATAATTGTTGACCAGGGCACTGGGGAAACCTCCCCTGCTTTTCTTTGAAGTAATGTCATGGAATCTTTCACACCCACCCAACCTGACCAGTAGCCCCCAGTTTTAACATCTTCCTCTGAAATGTCAGATCAGAAAGGTAGTAATTCCAGCAGCAGCGACAGTAACTACGGCAGTGGTGTCAGGAGCAGACAGCTGGGGCCTTCCCAGACAGGAAGATGAGCAGAGGACTTATCAAAGACTGCTGAACTTTTAACGTATTTCATTGTCTTCCTAGTTTAAACtattacctttttttaaatttttctactAACCGAtgaagtaatgcttaactttttaactttcgtttctcttactacttttgtagctaaactttttttttgtagttaAGTACCTTAGTACCTAAGATAGTGCCATGTCATATAGTCACAGacactttgatccaactcatttaagctgaccagatgtcctaaattaatgtagttccatttaccagtgtttggcccatatccccctaaacatttcctattcatatactcattccagatatcttttaaatgttgtaattgtaccagcttccaccacttcctctggcagctcattctatacacacacacacacacacacacacacacacacacacacacacacacacacaccaccttctgtgcaaaaaagtttccccttaggtcccttttaaaccttttccagttcaccttaaacctatgccttctagttttggactctcttacTCTacgaaaaagaccttagctattcaccttacctgtgCCCCTCATGTTTTCACATCCCACGGGCCCATCTGTCCATGTCCAATGCGATGGCCTAGGCATGTAACTTGGACTTTTATGAATTCTTTCTTAGCCAGGTTTATCACTAAGCACACCTTCTGAAGTCTACCACATAATTGTGATAGATACTTTAAATGTCCCTTCCACATATGACTAAAAATCACCAAATTGTCTATTTATATCAAACAATTGAGTAATCCCGAAATGATTTTGTTGTCTAGTTTTTGAAATGTAGCTGGTGCAGttttcataccaaatggcataactttaaactggtaaagtccattcTGTGTCACAGAAGCTGAAATTTCCTTCAGTCTGTCAACTAAAGGGACCTGCTGGTATCCTTTTGAGTAAGTTTAGGTTCAAAATAAAAGTTGCTTGTCCTGCCTTCTCAGTACAATCTTCCAGCATggaatagaccataagacataggagtggaagtaagtccactccgcccatcaagtccattccgccatttaaatcatggctgatgggcatttcaacaccacttccctgcactctgcccgtagcccttgattccttttgagatcaagattttgtcgatctctgccttgaaggcatccaacgtcctggcctctactgcactctgtggcaatgaattccacaagcccaccactctctggctgaagaaatgtcgtctcatttcagttttaaatttacccccactAATTTTTAGGATTAgaataggatatgaatcagattCCATAACTGCATTGACATTGTGGTAATCAACACACTCATTGGATACTGTCTGATTTTGGCACCAACAATATGGGTGAACTCCATTTGCTGCAACTCACTTCAAATACATTACCTTAAGCAtgctttcaatttctttttgaactTGTCATTTTTAGAGATTTAAATCTATAAAGGACATGGCTTGATTGGAATGGCATCTCCAATATCTACATCAGGCATAATCGTGTTTGTGCTTCACAGCTTATTCCCATATATCTCTCCATGTGATTTTAATAACTTTTTCAGATCATTCTGATTTTCTTctggaaggtaactcaataatatatcccaatttttgagaacttcatTACCCAACTTAATTTaaggaagatcaaattcaaactTGACTGCATTTAGTTCTTCACACTGAATTGCAACAAGtaccacattctctctcttgtttCCTTCCTCATCAAAATACTGTTTGAGCCTATTCACATGACACAATCTTGAGAGTTTTCCTTCTTTCtgtgtggcaacattatacagttttcgctgtactcctgtacttaggtacacttgacaataaaatttaaatctaAAAATCTGCATGCAGCATATTCAAAAGTGCCTTCTCAGTACTGCATTGGAGTGTCAGCCTTGGGTACTGTGCTCAGGCCCCGGAGAaagacttgaacccaggaacTTGTGGTTCAGAGATATGTGTGCCACTGACTGAGTCATAGCTGACAAAATGAGAATGAGGTACTCTTTGAAGTTTAGTCACAAGTTGCCATGTCGGAAATGCGCACCAGTCTCTGGAGGAGGACCTGTATCCTCCAAATTAAGAACGGGGTGCTATCGGCGAGCAACAGCTGCTGCATTCAGACAACGAAAGTAGTTCATACAGATTGTTTTGTGAAACTCTTAAGGGCAAATAGGGAAGTAGTAGGGCAGGCACCAATCAGCGATAGATCAAACACGGATCTGTGAAAGTAATAGTACTGTTGACTACACAAAGGATCGGCACGTTTTAAAAGTGTTTATCTGTATCCTACTCGTGAGGATGATGCTTCCCACTTCAACTTTGCTTTGCAAGTAGAAGATCTGGCTGTTGAGGTTGATTGCTTATtcaatgcttttcagagggacaGTGTTTGACATTTTGAGGTGAGCACTCTGGATTGAGGAAGCAAAGTTATCAGATCTACGCTGCTGGTTTTACAAAACGTGTGGCACTTCTGTTTAAGAATTGATTTGTGCTGATTGGTGATGAGACAAGAAAACTCACAAAAGAGCTTCAGGCGATCTCTTAAAACAGGATAATGGCCTAGATCAGTGTTGGCCATGGGATTAATTGGGAATCTGGATGGGGCTAATTGGATTTCGGATTAGTAAATAATGAATTGGCTACAGGATAGCAATTGACACATTAACTTGCTGAGCATGTGAACTTTAACCTTTCTGCACATTCCTAAATTGCAGGATTCCAGGGAAAAAGGAGATTTATCCTACATGCTCAGAGGGCTGGTGTAAGCaaaaggggctgagtggcctctctatgcactgtaacaattctctgAAGGTGGAAAACAAACTGTGAAAACTAATTTGATCTTTGTGGCTCCCTTAATTCCTTGGTTAATGAATGGTGGTAAATACCTGTTTAGTAAATATGAGTTGTCAAGTATATTTACCTGAATTGTGTATAAGATGTACTCTGCTAAAATTCATATATCTGATAAAACGGTGCCATGGGGTGAGTTCTGAATAAGTGTCAAATGGGACTGGAAACGTTAgctttgtttctctgtccacagatgctgagtttctccagcatttatagtattttgattttataatAGTAATTAATTTGTAGTTAGTTTGGAAGCGCTATATGCACAGAACAGCAGTTCTGTGGAAACCAAGTGCTGAGGATGTAAAAGTGAAACAGATTTCAAACCATTGAGAAGTATTTCCAAACTAACTTCCAGAGTAGCTGCTGATCATTGATGACTGAAAGAAGGTCCTAGGATATCAGACAACGTAACAGTTAGTGGGCCTTCACGGTCAGATTTTGGAATGTTCTGTGGCTTGAAGAGGAAGAGACAGGTTTTTGAAATTGCTCTGTTTGATTTTGTTTGACAATCTACAGTGAGGGCAGTTGTATAAATATAATCACTCATATAGCTCCAGCAGACCAATGGAGGATATCAGTCTGTGAAATTCAGTATGTTTAATATGCTTATTCAGTACAAACAGCCTACTTCAAATATTCTGGAGGAAATTTTTCCTAAGTctcttcttctgaactgcctGCCCTTTCCTGTGTTCTACTTAATTGCTGCTGATTGTGCAACCATTTGAGTAATGGAGACAATGTGCATGAGTGGCAGTCAGCCTTTCCTCAGAGAACATTGGGATGTAAACTTAAATGGCCTCGAATGCACTGGCAATAAGAACTGTTTTTTCTTACTTCCTTCTTTTCTGTTAGCCAAgtctttgaaaaatattcatttcttgGTATTTGAGGTTTATTTACAAATACAGTGACCCTGATAACCTTGTATTTTTTTTGACacttctgaaaacaaaacatggtGCCTGTCTTTTTCGCAGTCTGTGTAAAATTAAAGAGAGATCCTCTCCGCCACTCCACCCCGTTGAGAAGCGACAGGTCGTGTCCAGTTagtcagccaagtgaacctctATAAGCAAGGTATGAGCTCTGGCTGGTATATCACACAGCACAGCAGGTAATCAGTCAGTCACAGAgttctatagcacagaaaaaggccattagGCCCGTCAGGTCTGTACCAGACCAAAATAACCACCTAACTATTGTCATCCTAATTTTCCAACGCCTATTTTAAACCAGAGATGCTGGAATGGACACAGGAAAAGTACAGGAAGCTCATTTTGCACCATTAAGCATGAACCAAAGCAGCCATTTTAGTCAAATTgttttggggttggggtttggtGGATGTCAGTTATAGTCTATTGCAATCGAATGCTTTGCCATTTGATGTTTTGTATTCTTCTACTGACTGAAAAGTTGTATAAATTTCTGCCTGTaaaattttgttttcatgttAATGCCAGGAATTAGGCTATAAACCTCTGTTGGCTGTTAGTTCCGATCACCCTAAAAAGTGAAAAATTGGAACCAATGCCTCAGAACACCTTCCTGTTTGAAGGCAgatgtgtgaagaagtgtgtttGTTAAGGACTCAGTAATGCTATGACTTTCCAGGTCGCCTCAGTTGTAAGTACTTTCAGGTTCAAAGAAGTTACGAAGCCTCCATGTGAAACAGCAAGGTCATGCAAAATCCAGCCCTTGGAGTTTTCCCTGCCTACTACCCGGTCCAGTCTGTCTGACCTTCACAGGGGATGGTGGAGAGGTTAGATGGCCAGCTTACTCTTGAAGTCTCTGTTCAATTACTACAAAGAATAAacaacagtacagtgcaggaacaggcccttcaacccaccaagACTGTGTTGACACATGATATCTTTAAAAAACCTTTTGTCTTTCTGCGGTCTGTATCTCTTtcttccctgcctattcatatagcTGTTAAGATGCCTCTTAAAAAATCACTGTTGTATCTACCTCCAAAGTTTGACTAATGTCCATATCCTGCTGTTTGACAAAAGGTAGAGAGAGGGGTATGCCTGTGAGAAATCCTGAAGTTTCAAAAGCACAGCCTGCTCTCTGGCAAAGGCGAGGGAGGGATCTCCCTTTGGGGTTTTCCTAGTCCGGCCTATCACAGGTGGTTCTCCCTTTGACATCTTTCCCCCAGACTCTTGAATCCAACCCTTCACAGCTTCAACCAAGCCATCATCCCCACCCATTTtgctgtgatctctgactctggcCTACCCCCAGTATTGATGCTGGCCTTTCGTCTCAACAGTGGCTAGTGGGGGTGCTTCTGGGATTGGAGAGCAAAGGGCCAATGTGATTGGGTGACAGCTCCCTCAGGCAGGAGCTCCTCCTCAGAAAGCAGCAGAAATCTTTACTCGATGCAGTTGATGTGGGACCTAGCATTAGATTGTTGCAGGATAATCCTTGAGATCATGAGTGATTTCTTCCTGACTTTTGAGCCAGGATGGGATGGTGACCACGGTGTCCCTTAGAATCCAGCCAATGGATTAAGTTCATGCATAAGCTTGCTGCCCATGTTGGTATCATGTGGAGAAATTATGGCCCAGTTATATCTTTCTAATATTGTATGAAAATGACATTAGCATGGGCATCTCATTCCAGTCAACATAACTTTTACTATGGTAATTCAAAAAAAAGAGTGTATTACTAGTCAGGGAAAGAAACAAATAAGGTCACTTCAAAGTGATTCTGAAATAGTGCCAAATTCTTCTCTAAATGGGAAGCATGGCAAGACACCAACCACAAAGACACAATATACTTTGAGGTATGTCATATATCATGATGTTGAAAATAAACACAGGCTCAGGAGCTCTTAGCAAAGAATAAAAACCAAACTGCTGTGACAAAAAGGTACTGTTCAATCCATAGTTACTATTCTTTGGGAAGAAAAGAAGTCTAAATATTCATCAATGAACTTGGGACTGATGATGAAATGATTTCCCAACTGCTTTAATCAAAAGATGAACAATGATTCTATCACTGAGTGACTGTAGCATGGGCCGGTTCTGCAAAACATTTACAACATTCACTGaattcatttaaataaattcagAAAGTTGCTGCTGTTTTACCAGACCCTAGGGCTGCCCACtctttagagagagagatgactggtggtggtttaacctgaagatcaacATGCCTCTGAAGAGGGGAGACTTTGGGAAGGTaagtccttcattgtaacctcagctggtgacaGGAATTGAACGGACACTGCTGGCATCACtgaatcacaaaccagccatccagccaattgagctaactgaTCCTTAAAACAAAACAGCTCTTCTTCAGAGTTATTGCCCCCTACAGTGCTGACGTCAAGTTGATCTTCATTGATAGGAAAGACCTACaagactttgttttaattttgaaaacaagCAATTCTAAAGCTTTTTGACAAAAGTTCAGGCCAGTCAGCTTGTATGGCCAAGTGGTAGGTGATGCATTTACAGAATCAACACTTAAAGAATGGGTACTTTACAAATAGACATAGGCAAATAGGGAGATCAAAGGGGTCATTTACCAAATTGCATGGAAATTCACTGCCAGTACTTGGACTTAGAAGAAGTAATACCAAGTATTGTTGATTTTATTTGGAGCATCGAGTccagcgagaaagagagagcgtaaTCTTAAATgcatgaaacatttaaaataaagaaacacCGAGATGCAAGGATAGAGTGGATACTAGGAATAAGTGTGGATTTCTTTGATAAACAGCTTACTCGGAAACAAACGGGCCAAGTGGCTGCTTTCTGGAAGTATCTGTTGTTTTGCATTAGCAGGTTTTAATTGGTGCTAATATTTTCACTTTTACGCTTTTAATTAATGTATTACGATTTTTGTAGATGCGTGATGTGGAATTCAAAAATGAACTCCTGCATCCCAGTGACCTGCTTGGCAAGGGAAGCCTGTTGAAGGATGCTTCTGTAACCATGGGTACAGTGCTCCAGCCTGGGTTGCATCGAGTGCCATTAATAGCAACACACTCATTTACTAAGTTGCTGAAGTTGCACCGAGAGGTCTTAGTTGGTTGTATCAAGAACACAGAGTGTGTGCTGATTAACCTGATAAAACATGAATACATTTCCACAGAAGAGGCTGAGATGTCCCAACAGCATCCTACGCAAGCAGCAAAGGTAATGACAGATGTTTATCACCTCATtgtttgagaaagaaacagaaaatgccagaaatactcaAAAGGCTTGGCAGCTAAGAATGCACAGTGCTGCTTGGCTGAGCACAGACCTCTATCTGACCATGGAAACAACTCTGGGAAAACAGTGTTTGACCTGTAGCTCTGGCTCTCTGATTTATTCTGCGCAGAGTTTATTTATTCAAGACAAAGAGATTTGTAATTTACGCCCTTAAGACTTTAAAGGTCCAGGATGATTTACTCTTTCCTTGGGCTGTTGATAAAAGAAATGAATGTTTGTTTGCTTCTAAAACTTCTTTTTAACTCATCCTGTTGTTACCACGGGGTTCATTGGCCATTTCCAGTGTTTCACAGGTTGGCATGAAGGATATGAAAGGCCATGGTGGAGAAATGAAGGGGTGTAGCTTGGCATGAATGATATGAGGGCCATGGCTGTGGAGAGGCATAGCCTGACATGGACAGTATGAGGTTCCATGGGGGTTTGGATAGTGGCATAGATTGACATGGCAGTATGGATAAGATCTTTTGAACATACCTTTCCAAAAGATTCCTTCATCTAGTCTCTGGTTTGCAGATTTTAACATTCAGTGAAACACAAATTCTTTCAAAATCTGTCCCAGGTCCTTGAATTCCGGTGGACTTGTGGAATCTTCTCGATTTCATAGAAATTCAAGCCCAAATGTCTACGTTGAGATCCAAGGGCATAGGTGAGGGTCCAGGCCTAGCATGAGCAGGGTCATGCAATATTTCGAAGGGATGCTGAATCTTTGAGTATGGGAGATGGTTCTGGTAACACTGGTGAGGGTAGTTCTGGAGCAAGTGCTGCTGTTATAGGGAAGAGGCATGCTGGGATATGAGAGATCTTTGAAAGAGAATCTGGGAGTAATGACAACAGTTCATGGCTCAGAACATGAGCACAAGTTAAGGATTTGTCAGCATAGAATGATATGCTGGGAACATCTGCAAAACCACACATACTTTGAAGACGTAGATGTGATTGGTGGGTCAGGCCAACTCATGATTGCTTAAAGTATCTATTTGAGGCCCAACTCTTTTTGAAATGGgttagaagtcacacaatgccagTTTTTGTCCTTCGTCAGACTTCACCTGACGAaagagcagcgctccaaaagattgtgatttcaaataaacctgttgcgctatagcctggtgtcgtgtgacttctgatcttgtctgCTCCagaccaacactggcacctccacatcttttgAAATAGTCAGAGGTCTTGCAAAGATGCTTTGATGAAGAATTTGAAATCTGGCAAAGGCAACTCATTGTGTAAatgatgtcattgtgacattggtAAATTCATTAATTTGAATGATACGTCTAGAACTTTGTTCAACAGTATTGGGAAATTTTGAGGTGTTGAGGGGCAAGTGAAAGGGATTTTCTTTTAGAAAAGGAGTTTGAGTGATTTCTTTAGGATAAGATTTTATTTGTGAGATTTCTTTTTTGCATTACATATGTAGACATGTTTGAGATTTTTTTGCATGATAAGTGTTCACTTAAAAAGTATTACAGATAATAGTGTTTGTGAACAGGAGATTTTCGACTGACACAAGGAAGCACTGAAACTCTGATCATCTTGGGTCTCCAATCCTGgtttcagaagaagaaatttaaTATGTGTTTGTATGACAAAGTAAATTAAAGCTGTCAATATCTCATGGGTAAAAGCACAATTGGATGTAGAATTGCAAAACAAGTGATCCCTGGCTTAACTGATCCGTAATTGGGAAGGTCAAATGTCAAGTTGAAGTCACTGAATGAATAATCCAGAGTGCCAGGCTAATACCATGGGACCaagggttcaaatctcacaacaACTGATgctgagatttgaattcaatagaagttTGAAATATAAAATTTAGCCCAGTGGTATCCAAGTAATTGGGGTCAGTTGCCATAAAAATCCTGGTTTTTATTCCCTAGTCTGGCCGAAAATGACACCAGATCACAACCAAATGGTTCGTACTTAGTTACCCTCTGGACAGTTAGGAATAGGTAATAAAGTGGAATAGGCAGCGAAACCTACACCCCATGAGccaatagtttttaaaaatatacaccaCATAATGTGCTCCAGCTCCAACCTCAGGAGAGCACTTCCTCTTGTATTGTCATAACACTTCTAATTCCAAATTGCCAGGTCGTGCCATTATTAGGGACAGCTTTGCACTGTAGCCTATTAGGAACTGGTTGGAGACTGTCCTTACAGCCAGATTGATTTGTGACTCCTGGTGACAGTCTGCACCATCCCTTACACTGTAACATGGTTTCTTTTAGGTTCGAAAAATATTGGATCTGGTTGAGAGCAAAGGAGAAGAAACAGCAGAGTATTTTCTACACATCCTGTACCAGGCCAGGGAGATTTACGCTGACCTTAGCCCATGGCTGAAAGAAATAGAGTATCAACCATCAGAATACATACTGGGCAAACCAGTCATTATCACAGATGCTGGTAAATATTTCCCCCACATATCTAATGAATAATTATAAATCTCTCTTCCTTTCAGCTTTTGTCATGGTAAAACCTGATATAAATTTGTCACATAATAATTACACCTTCCTCTGAGTGGTGATATGATAGTGGCACTACTGGTGGGGATGTATAATTACAGGTTGGCATGTATTTGTGAATTGTTCATTATAAGCAGTATATGGGAATTTATAGTACACAAACAGAAATGATGACACGTGACTTTAAAGTGAAGATTTAACTAATATGATCACTGCTTTTTGAGTCCCTACTCACCTGAAGACTACACTTGACATGATTCTTCCATTGCAACACAATGGGAAATCAGCTAGATTATTATTAATTATACATTTTGAATGTTCATTCATGTTCTTATCTTCTGGATTGTACATATCTTTGATTTTACCGCATGGTTTTTCTCTTGTCAGCATCTACATGAAAGGTAGAAGCAAAATTTGTAATTGTATCTTATTAATGATTGGGGAAAGTGTCCCCACAGTATCTTCTCTGAGACCTTGTCATTTGCCTGTGGACTCCACCATTATTGAAATTTTATCTGCGAAAGGCCAAGGAAGAGTGATGAACATAagagtatttttttttaagaacaacACTCTTTTTAAAACAGTACGCCTACAGTTCTTTTTGggagatttttaattgaattacaaacaaattgttgctcAGAAGGAGCCTCAAGTGATTTATACCACAATTAACAATCTTCCCTTTATATATTTTCATTGAGCCCTTTCACCATATATTTTTACTTTTTGTCCCTCCTATGTATCTAGCTTCCTCCTAAATACATCTGTGCTATTCCCCTGGCTTACTCTGACAGCAAGTTTAATATTCTTACCACGCTTTGGGTTAAGATCTTTTAGAAGCACTTTTGTATTTATGGTCCTTTTTGTTCTGGCCTTCCACCAAGTGACAGGATTTTCTCTACATCTGCCCTATCAATCCTGTTCGTGCCGTCCTTCAATCTTCTGTGGTCTAGAGTAAAGGACTCCAATCTATTCAACTTTTTTTGATCTTGTTAATCTCTCAATAGTGTTATTGACTTCAACAGTTGATCAAAGTAACGTACAGTGATTAGGCCTGTTGTTATGATTACAATTGCAGAGTAAAAGCAGGTTGCAGTAACTTTGCATTTCTTTTTCTAGTCTGTCAGTACACTCAGAAGATTAAACATGATCTACGGCAGGACACTAAGTTCGTCACATCGTATGTCCAGAAAGAAGACATCTTACTGGATGATACATACACTGAGACTCTTATGGAACTAATCAATGGAGTCAATGAAACCAAAGGAACCATTTCCAACTTGGAGGATTTGTTCAGTGACACAGGCATCATCAACGAGGATGCAGAGACAGTGTTTGTAACCGGTGATGCTGGGGTTGGTAAGACCATCCTGCTCCAGAGACTTCAGAACCTGTGGTCcaaaggagagctctgtgctgatGTTAAATTCTTCTTCAAATTTAGATGCCGAATGTTCAATAGCTTTAGAGAGGAAGATAAATTTTCTCTCAGAGATTTACTGTTCAAATACAACTGTTACCCTGACAAAGACGCTGATGAGATATTTAGTTACATCCGACAACACCCAGATTCTGTTCTCTTCACACTGGACGGGTTTGATGAAATTAGTGTTGATTGCGACCTGAGTGATATCCCTGATGTCTCTTCACCCTTTGACCCCACACATCCGCTCACTCTGTTGATGAATCTTCTCCGAGGAAAGTTATTAAAAGGTTCCAAAAAATTATTGACGGCAAGAACTGGCACAAACCTACCATTGAGAatggtgagaaagagagtgacacTAAAGGGCTTTACAAAGGATAATTTACTGCAATATTTGAAGAAGTTCTTCAAAAATCAACCCCATCAAACTTTGGTTTTGACCCAGCTGGAGGCAAACCCCCATCTGTGTAGTTTATGTTCAGTGCCATTGTTCTGCTGGATTATATTTAAATGTTACAAACACTTACAGTCGGAATGTAACTCCCAACAAATATTGGATTATGTAACATTGACTGACATCTACCTGTTGATGTTGGAGGTTTTCCTAAACCGTTCTTCCAAAACGGGGTTGAACAGAAGAAACAAAAGTCAAAGTGAGACGTTCAAAGCGAAGAGGGATTCTC
The sequence above is drawn from the Stegostoma tigrinum isolate sSteTig4 chromosome 2, sSteTig4.hap1, whole genome shotgun sequence genome and encodes:
- the LOC125448602 gene encoding nucleotide-binding oligomerization domain-containing protein 1 isoform X2 — translated: MRDVEFKNELLHPSDLLGKGSLLKDASVTMGTVLQPGLHRVPLIATHSFTKLLKLHREVLVGCIKNTECVLINLIKHEYISTEEAEMSQQHPTQAAKVRKILDLVESKGEETAEYFLHILYQAREIYADLSPWLKEIEYQPSEYILGKPVIITDAVCQYTQKIKHDLRQDTKFVTSYVQKEDILLDDTYTETLMELINGVNETKGTISNLEDLFSDTGIINEDAETVFVTGDAGVGKTILLQRLQNLWSKGELCADVKFFFKFRCRMFNSFREEDKFSLRDLLFKYNCYPDKDADEIFSYIRQHPDSVLFTLDGFDEISVDCDLSDIPDVSSPFDPTHPLTLLMNLLRGKLLKGSKKLLTARTGTNLPLRMVRKRVTLKGFTKDNLLQYLKKFFKNQPHQTLVLTQLEANPHLCSLCSVPLFCWIIFKCYKHLQSECNSQQILDYVTLTDIYLLMLEVFLNRSSKTGLNRRNKSQRSVQRKRSALKAYLADCVKLHLKNLPQAPFEEFCRVQVLPRFVWLMRYIFETQSEAVASLAAKGICADYIKLTFCNAFSADCSAIANILRHRKKSIALELDNNNINDYGVKELVPCFNKLTVVRLSVNQVTDDGAKVLAEELLKYKIIKILGLYRNQITDVGARFIAQVVEECPHLRTLKIGLNKLTSEGGKLLARAIQKSKAIKDIGMWGNQIGDVGAVAFAEAIRNHPSIKELSLAANGISTEGGKSLAAALQDNRSLEIFWLTENQLNDEAAVLFAEALRVNKSLLHLWIINNRITDMGANCFFEILKENATIEEICLNGNDISAEGAKRFAEEKRIVL